A genome region from Glycine max cultivar Williams 82 chromosome 5, Glycine_max_v4.0, whole genome shotgun sequence includes the following:
- the LOC100782815 gene encoding uncharacterized protein LOC100782815 isoform 1 (isoform 1 is encoded by transcript variant 1) produces the protein MGSLEEDELVQMVQDFIESESTSPTSSTSSNCHTLNHRTQYFILQDILRSDGDTACEAKVLKCVLKHMRGRKGAEKTTSLSRWLVMRMKMDGLNASICHTSWATSLGCPAAGEYEYIEVITEDDENYAKPMRLIVDIDFRSQFEVARPTQHYKELTDSVPVIFVAIESKLCKIISLLCSAAKQCLREKGLHVPPWRTTSYMQAKWLSVSPKEPSHAGYVGEKGDAIGDDHEHADPDIIGNWVPPLLKPKKRDLDGGGSGLSSQLSNMSVNCC, from the exons ATGGGAAGTTTAGAGGAAGACGAGTTGGTACAAATGGTGCAAGATTTTATAGAATCCGAATCAACATCCCCCACAAGTTCCACTTCCTCAAATTGCCACACCTTAAACCACCGAACTCAATATTTTATTCTACAG GATATTCTAAGGAGTGATGGTGATACAGCATGTGAGGCTAAGGTATTGAAGTGTGTATTGAAGCATATGAGAGGTAGAAAGGGTGCTGAGAAAACAACAAGTCTCAGTAGATGGCTTGTTATGAGGATGAAAATGGATGGCCTCAATGCTTCTAtatgccacacctcttgggccaCCTCTTTGGGTTGTCCTGCTG CAGGTGAGTACGAGTATATTGAAGTGATAACAGAGGATGATGAGAATTATGCCAAACCTATGAGGCTGATAGTGGATATAGACTTTAGGTCCCAATTTGAAGTTGCGAGGCCAACACAACACTACAAAGAATTGACAGACTCGGTCCCAGTGATTTTTGTTGCGATTGAGAGCAAACTGTGCAAGATAATTTCGCTGCTATGTTCTGCTGCCAAACAGTGCCTAAGAGAGAAGGGTCTCCACGTGCCACCATGGAGAACCACCTCATACATGCAAGCCAAGTGGCTCTCTGTGAGTCCTAAAGAGCCTAGCCATGCAGGTTATGTGGGAGAAAAAGGTGATGCCATTGGTGATGATCATGAACATGCTGATCCTGATATTATTGGTAACTGGGTACCTCCATTACTGAAGCCAAAGAAAAGGGATTTGGATGGTGGTGGATCTGGTTTGTCAAGTCAATTATCTAACATGAGTGTAAATTGTTGCTAG
- the LOC100782815 gene encoding uncharacterized protein LOC100782815 isoform 2 (isoform 2 is encoded by transcript variant 2) produces the protein MGSLEEDELVQMVQDFIESESTSPTSSTSSNCHTLNHRTQYFILQDILRSDGDTACEAKVLKCVLKHMRGRKGAEKTTSLSRWLVMRMKMDGLNASICHTSWATSLGCPAGEYEYIEVITEDDENYAKPMRLIVDIDFRSQFEVARPTQHYKELTDSVPVIFVAIESKLCKIISLLCSAAKQCLREKGLHVPPWRTTSYMQAKWLSVSPKEPSHAGYVGEKGDAIGDDHEHADPDIIGNWVPPLLKPKKRDLDGGGSGLSSQLSNMSVNCC, from the exons ATGGGAAGTTTAGAGGAAGACGAGTTGGTACAAATGGTGCAAGATTTTATAGAATCCGAATCAACATCCCCCACAAGTTCCACTTCCTCAAATTGCCACACCTTAAACCACCGAACTCAATATTTTATTCTACAG GATATTCTAAGGAGTGATGGTGATACAGCATGTGAGGCTAAGGTATTGAAGTGTGTATTGAAGCATATGAGAGGTAGAAAGGGTGCTGAGAAAACAACAAGTCTCAGTAGATGGCTTGTTATGAGGATGAAAATGGATGGCCTCAATGCTTCTAtatgccacacctcttgggccaCCTCTTTGGGTTGTCCTGCTG GTGAGTACGAGTATATTGAAGTGATAACAGAGGATGATGAGAATTATGCCAAACCTATGAGGCTGATAGTGGATATAGACTTTAGGTCCCAATTTGAAGTTGCGAGGCCAACACAACACTACAAAGAATTGACAGACTCGGTCCCAGTGATTTTTGTTGCGATTGAGAGCAAACTGTGCAAGATAATTTCGCTGCTATGTTCTGCTGCCAAACAGTGCCTAAGAGAGAAGGGTCTCCACGTGCCACCATGGAGAACCACCTCATACATGCAAGCCAAGTGGCTCTCTGTGAGTCCTAAAGAGCCTAGCCATGCAGGTTATGTGGGAGAAAAAGGTGATGCCATTGGTGATGATCATGAACATGCTGATCCTGATATTATTGGTAACTGGGTACCTCCATTACTGAAGCCAAAGAAAAGGGATTTGGATGGTGGTGGATCTGGTTTGTCAAGTCAATTATCTAACATGAGTGTAAATTGTTGCTAG
- the LOC100783884 gene encoding UDP-glucuronate:xylan alpha-glucuronosyltransferase 1 isoform X1, producing MDTSPRAGEGRHRFPASIVDLYRRRLPKRNAKDVEKPIQLSIQDRSSRCNFSFLKPFVLLMTICGTYVTLLYSPKVYNNNHLSSSGSGPNFVNRWIWDGLDPRYVSNVDINWGDILQITAKLTGKKEFQGVGLVNFNNTELDHWEQLIPNATHVVLELEYAAKNVTWESLYPEWIDEEEETEVPVCHSLPSLRSPGIRLNLIAVKLPHVNGGNWSRDVARLHLQLAVARLATSFKGNYPVYVLFVTNFFPIPNLFTCKELVGHEGDVWLYKPNLKVLGEKLHLPVGSCELALPLRGKELSYVGNVRREAYATILHSAHVYVCGAIAAAQSIRMSGSTRDLVILVDETISEYHRSGLEAAGWKIRTIQRIRNPKAEKDAYNEWNYSKFRLWQLTEYDKIIFIDADLLILRNIDFLFGMPEITATGNNGTLFNSGVMVVEPSNCTFKLLMDHINEFESYNGGDQGYLNEIFTWWHRIPRHMNFLKHFWVGDEEEKKQMKTLLFGADPPILYVLHYLGMKPWLCFRDYDCNWNSDIFHEFASDVAHGRWWKVHDAMPELLQQFCMLKSKQKAQLEWDRRQAEIANYTNGHWQIKVKDKRLKKCIDNLCSWENMLKHWGETNWTDDESYTPTPPAISTSSLSDL from the exons ATGGATACTTCCCCACGTGCCGGTGAAGGTAGACACCGTTTTCCAGCATCCAT TGTAGATTTATACAGACGGAGATTACCAAAAAGGAATGCAAAAGATGTTGAAAAGCCTATCCAGTTATCCATCCAAGATAGAAGCTCAAGATGcaacttttctttcttaaaaccTTTTGTCTTATTGATGACCATTTGCGGCACTTATGTAACGCTTCTGTATTCTCCAAAGGTTTACAACAACAACCATTTATCAAGCTCTGGCTCCGG GCCAAATTTTGTGAACAGGTGGATATGGGATGGTTTAGATCCTCGGTATGTATCGAATGTAGATATTAACTGGGGTGATATATTGCAAATTACTGCGAAACTGACagggaaaaaagaatttcaaggGGTTGGACTTGTAAACTTCAACAATACTGAACTAGACCATTGGGAACAGCTTATTCCTAATGCCACACATGTTGTTCTGGAGCTAGAGTATGCTGCAAAAAATGTGACATGGGAATCCCTATACCCAGAATGGATTGATGAGGAAGAAGAAACCGAAGTCCCGGTTTGTCATTCTCTTCCAAGTCTTAGATCTCCTGGAATAAGGCTCAATCTCATAGCTGTGAAGCTTCCTCATGTCAATGGAGGGAATTGGTCTAGAGATGTTGCTCGGTTGCACTTGCAGTTAGCAGTAGCTAGGCTTGCAACCTCTTTCAAAGGCAATTATCCCGTGTACGTGCTTTTTGTTACCAACTTCTTTCCAATACCTAATTTGTTTACCTGCAAAGAACTTGTGGGACATGAAGGGGATGTGTGGttatacaaaccaaacttgaaAGTTTTGGGAGAAAAACTCCACCTTCCAGTTGGATCTTGTGAACTTGCACTTCCTTTGAGGGGCAAAG AGCTGAGTTATGTGGGAAATGTTCGTAGAGAAGCATATGCAACAATTCTCCATTCAGCTCACGTTTATGTTTGTGGAGCTATTGCTGCTGCACAAAGCATCCGCATGTCCGGTTCAACTCGAGACCTAGTAATACTTGTTGATGAGACAATAAGTGAGTACCACAGAAGTGGTTTAGAAGCAGCAGGGTGGAAAATCAGGACAATACAAAGAATCAGAAATCCAAAGGCTGAAAAAGATGCTTACAATGAATGGAACTACAGCAAGTTCCGTTTGTGGCAGCTTACAGAATATGACAAGATAATATTCATTGATGCAGATTTGCTCATCCTAAGAAATATAGATTTCCTATTTGGAATGCCAGAAATCACTGCAACTGGAAATAATGGCACTCTTTTCAACTCAGGTGTCATGGTGGTTGAGCCATCAAATTGCACATTCAAGCTCCTCATGGATCATATTAATGAGTTTGAGTCCTACAATGGAGGGGACCAGGGATACTTAAATGAAATATTCACATGGTGGCACAGGATACCAAGACACATGAACTTTCTGAAGCATTTTTGGGTTGGTGATGAGGAAGAGAAGAAACAAATGAAGACTTTGTTATTTGGTGCAGACCCTCCAATTCTCTATGTGCTTCACTATCTAGGAATGAAGCCATGGTTGTGCTTCCGGGACTATGATTGTAACTGGAACAGTGATATCTTTCACGAGTTTGCAAGTGATGTTGCTCATGGAAGGTGGTGGAAGGTGCATGATGCAATGCCTGAACTCTTGCAACAGTTTTGCATGCTGAAGTCAAAGCAGAAGGCACAGTTGGAATGGGATCGTAGGCAAGCTGAAATAGCTAACTACACAAATGGGCATTGGCAAATTAAAGTTAAAGATAAGAGGTTGAAGAAATGCATTGATAACTTGTGCTCATGGGAAAACATGTTGAAGCATTGGGGAGAGACCAATTGGACTGATGATGAGTCTTATACTCCAACTCCACCAGCCATTTCCACATCATCCCTTTCTGATTTGTGA
- the LOC100783884 gene encoding UDP-glucuronate:xylan alpha-glucuronosyltransferase 1 isoform X2, whose amino-acid sequence MTICGTYVTLLYSPKVYNNNHLSSSGSGPNFVNRWIWDGLDPRYVSNVDINWGDILQITAKLTGKKEFQGVGLVNFNNTELDHWEQLIPNATHVVLELEYAAKNVTWESLYPEWIDEEEETEVPVCHSLPSLRSPGIRLNLIAVKLPHVNGGNWSRDVARLHLQLAVARLATSFKGNYPVYVLFVTNFFPIPNLFTCKELVGHEGDVWLYKPNLKVLGEKLHLPVGSCELALPLRGKELSYVGNVRREAYATILHSAHVYVCGAIAAAQSIRMSGSTRDLVILVDETISEYHRSGLEAAGWKIRTIQRIRNPKAEKDAYNEWNYSKFRLWQLTEYDKIIFIDADLLILRNIDFLFGMPEITATGNNGTLFNSGVMVVEPSNCTFKLLMDHINEFESYNGGDQGYLNEIFTWWHRIPRHMNFLKHFWVGDEEEKKQMKTLLFGADPPILYVLHYLGMKPWLCFRDYDCNWNSDIFHEFASDVAHGRWWKVHDAMPELLQQFCMLKSKQKAQLEWDRRQAEIANYTNGHWQIKVKDKRLKKCIDNLCSWENMLKHWGETNWTDDESYTPTPPAISTSSLSDL is encoded by the exons ATGACCATTTGCGGCACTTATGTAACGCTTCTGTATTCTCCAAAGGTTTACAACAACAACCATTTATCAAGCTCTGGCTCCGG GCCAAATTTTGTGAACAGGTGGATATGGGATGGTTTAGATCCTCGGTATGTATCGAATGTAGATATTAACTGGGGTGATATATTGCAAATTACTGCGAAACTGACagggaaaaaagaatttcaaggGGTTGGACTTGTAAACTTCAACAATACTGAACTAGACCATTGGGAACAGCTTATTCCTAATGCCACACATGTTGTTCTGGAGCTAGAGTATGCTGCAAAAAATGTGACATGGGAATCCCTATACCCAGAATGGATTGATGAGGAAGAAGAAACCGAAGTCCCGGTTTGTCATTCTCTTCCAAGTCTTAGATCTCCTGGAATAAGGCTCAATCTCATAGCTGTGAAGCTTCCTCATGTCAATGGAGGGAATTGGTCTAGAGATGTTGCTCGGTTGCACTTGCAGTTAGCAGTAGCTAGGCTTGCAACCTCTTTCAAAGGCAATTATCCCGTGTACGTGCTTTTTGTTACCAACTTCTTTCCAATACCTAATTTGTTTACCTGCAAAGAACTTGTGGGACATGAAGGGGATGTGTGGttatacaaaccaaacttgaaAGTTTTGGGAGAAAAACTCCACCTTCCAGTTGGATCTTGTGAACTTGCACTTCCTTTGAGGGGCAAAG AGCTGAGTTATGTGGGAAATGTTCGTAGAGAAGCATATGCAACAATTCTCCATTCAGCTCACGTTTATGTTTGTGGAGCTATTGCTGCTGCACAAAGCATCCGCATGTCCGGTTCAACTCGAGACCTAGTAATACTTGTTGATGAGACAATAAGTGAGTACCACAGAAGTGGTTTAGAAGCAGCAGGGTGGAAAATCAGGACAATACAAAGAATCAGAAATCCAAAGGCTGAAAAAGATGCTTACAATGAATGGAACTACAGCAAGTTCCGTTTGTGGCAGCTTACAGAATATGACAAGATAATATTCATTGATGCAGATTTGCTCATCCTAAGAAATATAGATTTCCTATTTGGAATGCCAGAAATCACTGCAACTGGAAATAATGGCACTCTTTTCAACTCAGGTGTCATGGTGGTTGAGCCATCAAATTGCACATTCAAGCTCCTCATGGATCATATTAATGAGTTTGAGTCCTACAATGGAGGGGACCAGGGATACTTAAATGAAATATTCACATGGTGGCACAGGATACCAAGACACATGAACTTTCTGAAGCATTTTTGGGTTGGTGATGAGGAAGAGAAGAAACAAATGAAGACTTTGTTATTTGGTGCAGACCCTCCAATTCTCTATGTGCTTCACTATCTAGGAATGAAGCCATGGTTGTGCTTCCGGGACTATGATTGTAACTGGAACAGTGATATCTTTCACGAGTTTGCAAGTGATGTTGCTCATGGAAGGTGGTGGAAGGTGCATGATGCAATGCCTGAACTCTTGCAACAGTTTTGCATGCTGAAGTCAAAGCAGAAGGCACAGTTGGAATGGGATCGTAGGCAAGCTGAAATAGCTAACTACACAAATGGGCATTGGCAAATTAAAGTTAAAGATAAGAGGTTGAAGAAATGCATTGATAACTTGTGCTCATGGGAAAACATGTTGAAGCATTGGGGAGAGACCAATTGGACTGATGATGAGTCTTATACTCCAACTCCACCAGCCATTTCCACATCATCCCTTTCTGATTTGTGA
- the LOC100819675 gene encoding probable pectinesterase/pectinesterase inhibitor 51, whose protein sequence is MMVASLFYLSLSLSLILTLSSAAHHKPPHSPSKPPANPAVTAASPAIEQACAATLFPQQCEASLSQSQNLPPNPTPLQLLQSAIALSSDNLATAQTMAKSLLDASADSRNRTVAAATCIEILANSHHRISLASDALPRGRTKDARAWLGAALAYQYDCWNSLKYANDTQMVGKTMSFIDNLEILSSNALSMAFSFDAFGNDIASWKPPATERVGFWGTVGSGGPGPAGGVPLNLTPDVTVCKNGGDGCYKTVQEAVNAAPDNGNRTKRFVIHIKEGVYQETVRVPLAKRNVVFLGDGIGKTVITGDANVGQQGMTTYNSATVAVLGDGFMAKDLTIENTAGPDAHQAVAFRLDSDLSVIENCEFLGNQDTLYAHSLRQFYKSCRIEGNVDFIFGNAAAIFQDCQILVRPRQVKPEKGENNAITAHGRTDPAQPTGFVFQNCLINGTEEYMTLYHSKPQVHKNYLGRPWKEYSRTVFINSFLEVLVTPQGWMPWSGDFALKTLYYGEFESKGPGSYLSQRVPWSSKIPAEHVLTYSVQNFIQGNDWIPSIGSPSS, encoded by the exons ATGATGGTTGCTTCTCTCTTCtacctttctctttctctttccctCATCCTAACCCTCTCCTCCGCCGCGCACCACAAACCCCCCCACTCACCGTCCAAGCCACCGGCTAACCCCGCCGTGACCGCCGCCTCCCCGGCAATCGAACAAGCCTGCGCCGCGACGCTCTTCCCGCAGCAATGCGAAGCCTCTCTCTCCCAATCCCAGAACCTCCCTCCGAACCCGACCCCTCTCCAGCTCCTCCAGTCCGCCATCGCCCTCTCCTCCGATAACCTCGCCACCGCGCAGACCATGGCTAAGTCCCTCCTCGACGCCTCCGCCGACAGCCGCAACCGCACCGTCGCCGCCGCCACCTGCATCGAGATATTAGCCAATTCCCATCACCGCATTTCCCTTGCCTCCGACGCGCTCCCACGCGGCAGGACCAAGGACGCGCGTGCGTGGCTGGGCGCCGCACTCGCCTACCAGTACGACTGCTGGAACAGCCTAAAATACGCCAACGACACCCAAATGGTCGGCAAAACGATGTCGTTCATCGATAACCTCGAAATTCTCTCCAGCAACGCCCTCAGCATGGCCTTTTCCTTCGATGCCTTCGGAAACGACATCGCTTCGTGGAAGCCCCCCGCGACGGAGCGCGTCGGATTCTGGGGGACTGTGGGGTCGGGTGGGCCCGGGCCCGCGGGAGGGGTTCCGTTGAATTTGACGCCCGACGTTACGGTGTGTAAGAATGGAGGGGATGGCTGTTATAAGACGGTGCAAGAGGCCGTTAACGCCGCGCCGGATAACGGCAACCGAACGAAGAGGTTTGTGATACACATTAAAGAAGGGGTTTATCAGGAGACCGTTAGGGTTCCGTTAGCGAAGAGGAATGTGGTGTTCTTGGGGGACGGCATCGGCAAGACGGTCATCACCGGCGACGCCAACGTCGGGCAACAAGGGATGACAACTTACAACTCTGCCACCGTcg CGGTTCTTGGCGATGGATTCATGGCAAAGGATCTGACGATCGAAAACACAGCAGGTCCTGACGCTCACCAAGCAGTGGCATTCAGATTAGACAGTGATCTTTCTGTGATTGAGAATTGCGAATTCTTAGGCAATCAAGACACTCTCTATGCTCACTCACTGCGCCAATTCTACAAGTCATGCAGAATTGAGGGCAACGTGGACTTCATCTTTGGAAACGCTGCAGCAATTTTCCAAGACTGCCAAATCCTAGTTCGTCCCAGGCAAGTGAAGCCAGAGAAGGGTGAGAACAATGCTATCACAGCACATGGCAGAACAGACCCTGCACAACCCACAGGCTTTGTTTTCCAGAACTGCTTGATTAATGGCACTGAGGAATATATGACATTGTACCACAGCAAGCCTCAGGTGCATAAGAACTATTTGGGTAGGCCTTGGAAGGAGTATTCTAGAACAGTTTTCATTAATTCGTTCTTGGAGGTCCTTGTGACACCCCAGGGTTGGATGCCATGGAGTGGTGACTTTGCTCTCAAGACACTTTACTATGGGGAGTTTGAGAGCAAGGGTCCTGGCTCTTATTTGTCTCAGAGGGTGCCCTGGAGTAGCAAGATCCCTGCTGAACACGTGTTAACGTATTCAGTGCAGAATTTCATTCAAGGAAATGATTGGATTCCATCTATTGGTAGCCCATCGTCGTAA
- the LOC102670057 gene encoding uncharacterized protein, protein MSESGRNTSSSEWNLRDEPEFASYGVASSNSSKWSNLKRNDELKPTMGFSCEEPVSGRKGSNKDDIANTNYGVWDATNAQDTDGSYNMQISPGLDEDYKNKCNQSLKDGCSKLFRSRSRSPPRSFRWDSGRVGGLTQPYCRDFVAGKCRRGNRCRFLHHDDQNYGNSWENRHIYSAPNENNNYSRTIGRSYNRTCFHYAQGRCKMGASCKYVHHDNFDRRRTESCLEQGVQHGSNQNRLHGESTFSSDIKKSNWAAKNDSANVHTSQTVGADIWLDNEKMSPPNWIYDVRSSIHINQEQGQSKQQVAPGQVLHQNVSKTFIKPEPVVRFPKQRDPTCNSREQKNVNATGGVSLAYFPNRQLVKNEHPVQLKGIHTFKFSLVEFVKELLNPTWKDGKITKEDYKAIVKKVTDKVIDTVQGAHIPQTQEKIDCYLSSSKSKLNKLVQAYVEKFQKA, encoded by the exons ATGAGCGAAAGTGGTAGAAATACGTCTTCATCAGAGTGGAACTTGAGAGACGAACCTGAATTTGCATCTTATG GAGTTGCCAGTAGCAATAGTTCAAAGTGGtccaatttgaaaagaaatgatGAGTTAAAACCCACAATGGGATTTTCATGCGAGGAACCTGTTTCTGGACGCAAAGGTTCAAATAAGGATGATATTGCGAATACAAATTACGGAGTTTGGGATGCAACAAATGCACAAGACACTGATGGAAGTTACAACATGCAGATCTCTCCTGGGCTTGATGAGGATTATAAAAATAAGTGCAATCAATCCCTAAAAGATGGCTGCAGTAAACTATTCAG GAGTAGGAGTCGGAGCCCTCCACGTAGTTTTAGGTGGGATTCAGGTAGGGTTGGAGGATTGACACAACCATATTGTAGAGATTTTGTTGCTGGGAAATGCAGAAGAGGCAACCGATGTCGTTTCCTTCACCATGACGATCAAAATTATGGTAATAGCTGGGAAAATAGACACATATATTCTGCtccaaatgaaaataataactatTCTCGTACAATTGGAAGATCATATAATAGAACTTGCTTCCATTATGCACAAGGAAGGTGTAAAATGGGAGCATCATGCAAGTATGTGCATCATGACAATTTTGATAGAAGGCGCACAGAGAGTTGTTTAGAGCAGGGTGTTCAACATGGTTCAAACCAGAATAGATTGCATGGTGAATCAACATTTTCAAGTGATATCAAGAAATCCAATTGGGCTGCAAAAAATGATAGTGCCAACGTTCACACTTCCCAGACAGTAGGTGCAGACATTTGGCTTGATAATGAAAAAATGTCTCCTCCTAATTGGATTTATGATGTGAGATCTTCCATCCATATtaaccaagagcaagggcagaGTAAGCAACAAGTTGCTCCAG GACAAGTATTGCATCAGAATGTTTCTAAAACATTCATCAAGCCAGAGCCTGTTGTTAGATTCCCGAAGCAGCGCGATCCAACATGTAATAGTAGGGAGCAAAAGAATGTTAATGCAACTGGGGGGGTGTCCCTTGCCTATTTTCCAA ATAGACAACTTGTGAAGAATGAGCATCCAGTTCAGTTGAAGGGGATTCatacatttaaattttcattggtTGAGTTCGTTAAGGAGCTTTTGAATCCAACATGGAAAGATGGTAAAATCACCAAAGAAGATTATAAAGCGATTGTGAAGAAAGTTACTGACAAAGTAATTGATACAGTGCAAGGGGCACATATTCCTCAGACACAAGAGAAAATTGATTGCTatttatcatcatcaaaatcaaagctTAACAAACTTGTACAG